The Gemmatimonadales bacterium nucleotide sequence GGAACGCCGGGAGCCGGGTGTGGATCAGCGGCAACTCGGCGCCGTACAGAGCCTTGTTGACGAAGAGGAAGTCGCCGACGAGCAGCGTGCGCTCCATGCTGGAAGACGGGATGCGGAACGCTTCCACGAGGAGCGCGCGCAGCACGAACCAGATCACCAGCGCAACGGCTATCGACTTCACCCATTCCCACGCCCAGCGGCCGAAGGACTTGGGCTGCGACGCCGCCGCTTCGGCTGCCGGCTGCTTGTTCTGGGCACTCACCTGTTCGGCCATGTATCCCCTGTGCGTCGGTGCGCCTGTGCGCCTGTCTTCTAAGGTACCCAGTCGGCAATGAATATGTTCGTTTCGCCCCGCACCCGGCCGTTGCGGTTGGAGGCCCACACCAGTCTCCTGCCGTCGGGGGAGAACATCGGGAAGCTGTCGAAGTCCGCGTAAGTGGTCACCTGTTCCAGGCCCGTGCCGTCGAGGTTCACGATGTAGAGGTCGAAGTTCCGGCCGCGCGGATTGGTGTGGTTGGACGCGAAGATGATTCGGCGGTCGTCGGGGGTGAAATAGGGCGCGAAGTTGGCGCCGCCCAGGCGGGTGACCTGGCGCCGGTCGGTGCCGTCGGCGTTCATCGCCCACAGCTCCATCCGGCTGGGACGCACCAGCTGCTGGCCCAGGAGCGTGCGGAACTGTGCCTGGTCCTCGGGCGTCTCCGGATGGAAGGCCCGATAGACGATGAGCCGTCCGTCGTGCGAGAAGAACGGGCCGCCGTCGTAGCCCACCTCCGTGGTGAGCCGCCGCACGTTCGATCCGTCGGTCCGCATGGTGTAGATGTCGAGATCGCCGTCCCGCTGGGACGTGAATGCGATAGTGCGCCCGTCCGGGGAGAGCGTGCCCTCGGCGTCGTATCCCGGTGTCGATGTGATGCGCCTGTTGTCCGATCCGTCAACGCGCGCCGTGAAGATGTCGAAGTCCTCGAGCTTCCAGACGTAGCCCTGGGAGTAGTCCGGCGGCGGCGGGCACTCTCGACCCGAGAGGTGGGTCGAAGCGTAGAGGACGCGGCGGCCGCGGTCGTAGAAGTAGCCGCAGGTCGTTTTCCCTTCACCGTTCGACACCCGCCGCCTAGCCGATCCGTCCACGTTCATCACGTACTGCTGATCGCAACCTCCGCTGTCCACGGTGGCCTGGTAGATGAGCTTGGTGCCATCCGGCGAGAAATACGCTTCGGCGTTCTGTCCGCCGAAGGTGAGCTGCCGAATGGCGGCAAGGTGGACCTCGCCGGAGTCGGGCATCACGGTCGCCGATGGCGGCACGGGGGGCTGGCGTGGAGCGGCTGCGACGGCCAGGACGCCCAGGGCGGCTACGATGAGGCTGCGCGTGCGGTTCATGGGGACATTCTAAGCGCGCAGACGGCGCCGCTCTAGCCCCTCAGGGAACGGGAGCCGCCGCACGGTCGGCCGGCGTCGGAGTAAGGCGGGTCTGGTATGCCTGTCGGTACCACACATAGCTCGCGTATACGGTTTTCACGTAATCGTTGGTCTCGCGGATCGAAACGCGCTCGGCGAAGAGATCCGGGTCGTCGAATTCCGCCCAGCGTCGCCAACGCGTCACCCGATCCGGTCCGGCGTTGTAGGAGGCGAGCACGGCCCAGATCGGGAGCGAATCCCGATCGATGCGGTCGCGCAGGTAGCGCGCCCCCAAGTGGAGGTTGAAGTCCGGGACATACAGAAGGTCCGGGTCGTACGGCCCGAGGCGCATCCGGTCGGAGAGCTCGCGTCCGGTGGCCGGCATGACCTGACCGATGCCCCGCGCGCCGGCACGTGAGCGGGCGCGCGGCTCGAAGCGGGACTCCTGGCGGATGATGGCAGCCAGGAGGAGCGGATCGACGCACTGCTCGGCAGCCTCCGCCTCGATGACGGCTCGGTACGGGATCGGGAAGAGTGCCCGCGCGACGCCCGGCACCATGCCCGCCCGCCCCCGTGCCGCCTCGCCCAGACTGATCGCTTCGCGCGCGAACCCCGCTTCAGAAGCGGCGGCGGCGGCCGCGGTCAGCAGCTGCACCGAGGCCGCCGTATCGCCCACCCACCCGGCCGCCTCGGCCCGCGCGTCGGCGTCGAAGCCGAGGCTGGCGAGGAGGCGGATGCGCTCGCGGGCCCGCGCGGGGGGGAACGATCCCGCCCTCGGAAGCGGCAGCGCGGTGTCAACCAGGAAACTGCCGCTGTCGCCGAGGATCTCGCGGGCGCGAACGCCGTAGAAGCCGAGCGGGAACTCCGCGGCGAGGCGCCGGAGCGCCGCCGCGGCCGTCGAATCGCCGAGGATGAGGCGCAGGCGCGCGTCCCAGTAGCGCGGTGCCAGGCCAAGTTGCCCCGTGCTGTCGCGGGCGAGCGCGCCGCCCACGAGGGCCGCCGCCGTGTCCGTCGCACCGCGCACGAACGCGAGGAGTCCGAGTCTGAACCGCGCCACGTTGGCGGCCGGAGCGTCCGTGAAGCGCCGCATCAACACCCAGTAGTGGGCACGCTCCTCATCGGGCTCGCCGCGCGAGCGATCGTGGTCGGCGAGGATCACCACGGCGCGCGCGATGCTGGTGTCGCCGCGGTACTGGCGCGCCAGGGTGTCGGCCAGCACCTCCGCCGCATCCCAGAAACCCGCGGCTGCCAACGCCCGCACCCGCTCGAAGGCGATCAGCGTCGCGGGCGGGGACGCGGTGCGCCGGCGGGCGCGCGGACTGGCAGGGCGCGCGGCGGCGCTGTCCAGCGCCGCCA carries:
- a CDS encoding lytic transglycosylase domain-containing protein, whose protein sequence is AALDSAAARPASPRARRRTASPPATLIAFERVRALAAAGFWDAAEVLADTLARQYRGDTSIARAVVILADHDRSRGEPDEERAHYWVLMRRFTDAPAANVARFRLGLLAFVRGATDTAAALVGGALARDSTGQLGLAPRYWDARLRLILGDSTAAAALRRLAAEFPLGFYGVRAREILGDSGSFLVDTALPLPRAGSFPPARARERIRLLASLGFDADARAEAAGWVGDTAASVQLLTAAAAAASEAGFAREAISLGEAARGRAGMVPGVARALFPIPYRAVIEAEAAEQCVDPLLLAAIIRQESRFEPRARSRAGARGIGQVMPATGRELSDRMRLGPYDPDLLYVPDFNLHLGARYLRDRIDRDSLPIWAVLASYNAGPDRVTRWRRWAEFDDPDLFAERVSIRETNDYVKTVYASYVWYRQAYQTRLTPTPADRAAAPVP